One window from the genome of Pantoea cypripedii encodes:
- a CDS encoding MFS transporter, with protein MSSFSQSVPTSAVKPSLHKTLFATCIGNALEWFDIAVYGFFASYIAHAFFPTSDPSVSLLLTFGSFGVSFLIRPLGAIVLGNYADRHGRKKALLLSINLMMLGGAIITFMPGYASIGLNAPVLILLARLIQGFSAGGEFGSSTAFLVEHFPERKAFIASWQFATQGASTLLASAFGLGLTQILSESQIQEWGWRIPFAFGLLIGPLGIYIRRHVHEPASFAAQQPEAAPLKRLFGRQKELMLLAIGLMVISTAVNYMLNYVPTYATKTLHLPGSAAFTATLLAGVILTVVTPLMGLWAEKVGRVPLMWGSLILLLLTIYPAFKMVVNHTTPTTLILLVGWMALLKSVYFSTVPSVMADLFPIGTRASGMAISYNIAVTVFGGFAPLICTLLISATGTSLAPSYYLMVVALLSGIALVRSKQRLS; from the coding sequence ATGAGCAGCTTCAGCCAAAGCGTACCGACCAGCGCAGTCAAACCCAGCCTGCACAAAACCCTGTTCGCCACCTGTATCGGCAATGCGCTGGAGTGGTTCGACATTGCGGTTTACGGTTTCTTCGCCAGTTACATTGCCCATGCTTTCTTCCCGACCAGCGATCCCTCGGTGTCGCTGCTGCTGACCTTCGGCAGCTTCGGCGTTTCGTTCCTGATTCGTCCGCTGGGGGCGATTGTGCTGGGCAACTACGCCGATCGTCATGGGCGCAAAAAGGCACTGCTGCTGTCGATCAACCTGATGATGCTGGGCGGGGCGATTATCACCTTTATGCCGGGCTATGCTTCGATTGGCCTGAATGCACCAGTGCTGATTCTGCTGGCGCGTCTGATTCAGGGCTTCTCCGCCGGGGGCGAGTTTGGTAGCTCGACGGCGTTTCTGGTTGAACATTTCCCGGAGCGTAAAGCCTTTATCGCCAGCTGGCAGTTCGCTACCCAGGGGGCGAGCACGCTGTTGGCGTCGGCGTTTGGTCTTGGTCTGACGCAGATCCTCAGCGAAAGCCAGATTCAGGAGTGGGGCTGGCGTATTCCGTTCGCGTTTGGCTTGCTGATCGGCCCGCTGGGCATTTATATCCGTCGCCATGTGCATGAACCGGCCAGCTTCGCCGCACAACAGCCGGAAGCCGCGCCGCTGAAGCGCCTGTTTGGCCGCCAGAAAGAGCTGATGTTGCTGGCAATCGGGTTGATGGTGATCTCCACGGCGGTCAACTACATGCTCAACTATGTGCCGACCTATGCCACCAAAACGCTGCATCTGCCAGGTTCAGCAGCCTTCACTGCGACACTGCTGGCTGGGGTAATTTTGACGGTCGTTACGCCGCTGATGGGGCTGTGGGCTGAGAAGGTAGGGCGCGTGCCGCTGATGTGGGGATCGCTGATTCTGCTGCTGCTGACCATCTATCCGGCCTTTAAGATGGTGGTCAACCACACCACCCCGACAACGCTGATATTGCTGGTGGGCTGGATGGCGCTGCTGAAGTCGGTGTATTTCTCGACGGTGCCGTCGGTGATGGCCGATCTGTTCCCCATTGGCACCCGTGCCAGTGGGATGGCCATCAGCTATAACATCGCGGTGACGGTGTTTGGTGGTTTTGCGCCGCTGATTTGTACCCTGCTAATTAGTGCGACCGGCACCAGCCTGGCACCGAGCTATTATCTGATGGTGGTGGCCTTGCTGAGTGGTATCGCGCTGGTGCGCAGCAAACAGCGCCTGAGTTAA
- a CDS encoding M20 family metallopeptidase: MTVQQVVNQASDYFDSGEFQQLLARRVALVTESQRADRDSELHHYLHQEIGPQLTALGFTLHFIDNPVTAQRPFLVAVRIEDPALPTLLSYGHGDVVFGDDENWRDGLSPWQLTEEGDRWYGRGSADNKGQHCVNLAALEQVFNARGGRLGFNCKMLFEMGEEISSPGLAQLCQEHGELLKADLFIASDGPRLNAIRPTLFLGSRGCVNFRLTINARDNAYHSGNWGGLLTNPGTQLANAIASLVNAHGVLQVAALKPTSLTDEVRAILSDIEVGGMPGDPQIEVNWGEPGLTPTERLYGWNTLEVLAFLTGNPARPMNAIPGEASAVCQLRFVVGTDWQNLVQHIEAHLQQHGFDQVRVEFMRGSPATRLDPTDPLVNWVLASMAETSGKKPALLPNLGGSLPNEVFSDILGLPTLWVPHSYPACGQHGVNEHMLKSIAREGLQIMTRLLWDLGEQGAELIARHRAHAGGAK; this comes from the coding sequence ATGACAGTACAACAGGTCGTTAATCAGGCCAGCGACTATTTTGACAGCGGGGAATTCCAGCAATTATTGGCGCGTCGCGTGGCGCTGGTAACCGAAAGCCAGCGCGCGGATCGTGATAGCGAGCTGCATCATTATCTGCATCAGGAAATCGGGCCACAACTGACGGCACTCGGCTTTACGCTGCACTTTATCGACAACCCGGTCACTGCTCAGCGGCCCTTTCTGGTCGCAGTACGCATAGAAGATCCGGCACTGCCAACGCTGTTAAGCTACGGTCACGGCGATGTGGTGTTTGGCGATGATGAAAACTGGCGCGATGGATTATCGCCATGGCAGCTGACCGAAGAGGGCGATCGCTGGTACGGTCGCGGCAGTGCCGACAATAAAGGCCAGCACTGTGTCAACCTGGCGGCGCTGGAACAGGTATTTAACGCGCGCGGCGGACGCCTCGGCTTTAACTGTAAGATGCTGTTTGAAATGGGCGAAGAGATCAGCTCGCCGGGGCTGGCGCAACTGTGTCAGGAACACGGTGAACTGCTCAAAGCTGACCTGTTTATTGCATCCGATGGCCCGCGTCTCAATGCGATCCGCCCGACGCTGTTCCTTGGTTCACGCGGCTGCGTCAATTTTCGTCTTACCATCAACGCCCGTGACAATGCTTACCATTCCGGCAACTGGGGCGGTTTGCTGACCAACCCCGGTACCCAGCTGGCCAATGCGATTGCCTCGCTGGTGAATGCTCATGGCGTATTGCAGGTGGCGGCACTGAAACCGACTTCACTGACGGATGAAGTGCGTGCCATCCTGAGCGATATCGAGGTGGGAGGCATGCCTGGCGATCCGCAGATTGAGGTCAACTGGGGTGAACCCGGGCTGACGCCAACCGAACGCCTGTATGGCTGGAACACGCTGGAAGTGCTGGCGTTTCTCACTGGCAATCCGGCACGGCCAATGAACGCCATTCCCGGTGAAGCCAGTGCGGTATGTCAGCTGCGTTTTGTCGTCGGGACTGACTGGCAGAACCTGGTGCAGCACATCGAAGCGCATCTGCAACAACATGGCTTTGATCAGGTGCGAGTGGAGTTTATGCGTGGATCACCGGCTACCCGCCTCGATCCCACCGATCCCCTGGTGAACTGGGTTCTGGCAAGTATGGCGGAAACCAGCGGGAAAAAACCGGCGCTGCTGCCGAATCTGGGTGGGTCGCTGCCCAACGAAGTGTTTTCCGATATCCTCGGCCTGCCGACGTTGTGGGTACCGCACTCCTATCCGGCCTGCGGTCAGCATGGCGTTAACGAGCATATGCTGAAATCCATTGCGCGCGAGGGTCTGCAAATCATGACGCGCCTGTTATGGGATTTGGGTGAGCAGGGCGCGGAACTGATCGCGCGCCACCGTGCCCATGCCGGAGGTGCCAAATGA
- a CDS encoding LysR family transcriptional regulator produces MLSSEIRYFMAVANAGSLSAASEQLFVAVSAISRQIQRLETQVGVPLFDRHARGMVLNEAGEIFAHHVRKNMLDMEYALAEIKGLTAVRRTQIRVACTDGMAFTLLPRLFADFRTSNPGVLFSLKVASTQGVAELIRNGECDLALQFSLYAERGVEVIGSWPAPVQLVMHHHHPLAQADEVTLADLGQYPLALPEQNTTVRQLFDLSCHMSGYVIEPVLTCDNFSTLFHFLLRTPLAVTICSPFTVMYEAETHGLILRSVGIDQLNQRTLQLQTLSGRPRSAALNLFLDFLHQQLNTLEQSSGQNPISRD; encoded by the coding sequence GTGCTCAGCAGTGAAATTCGTTATTTTATGGCGGTCGCCAATGCCGGATCGCTCAGCGCAGCCAGCGAGCAGTTATTTGTCGCGGTGTCGGCGATCAGTCGGCAGATTCAGCGGCTGGAAACCCAGGTGGGCGTACCGCTGTTTGACCGCCACGCCCGTGGCATGGTGCTGAACGAAGCCGGGGAGATTTTTGCCCATCATGTGCGGAAAAATATGCTGGATATGGAATATGCCCTGGCGGAAATTAAGGGACTTACCGCCGTGCGCCGCACGCAGATCCGCGTGGCCTGCACCGATGGCATGGCATTCACCCTGCTGCCGCGCCTGTTTGCCGATTTCCGTACCAGCAATCCGGGCGTGTTGTTCAGCCTGAAAGTCGCCAGCACTCAGGGTGTGGCAGAGTTAATTCGTAACGGGGAGTGTGATCTGGCGTTGCAGTTCAGCCTGTATGCCGAGCGCGGTGTTGAAGTGATCGGCTCATGGCCCGCGCCGGTACAACTGGTGATGCACCACCACCACCCGCTGGCGCAGGCTGATGAGGTGACACTGGCCGACCTGGGTCAATATCCACTGGCACTGCCGGAACAAAACACCACGGTACGCCAGTTGTTTGATCTCTCCTGCCATATGAGTGGCTATGTCATTGAACCCGTGCTGACCTGCGATAACTTCTCCACCCTGTTCCATTTTCTGCTGCGTACACCGCTGGCGGTCACCATCTGTAGCCCCTTTACCGTGATGTATGAAGCGGAAACCCACGGATTGATATTGCGCTCGGTGGGCATTGATCAATTGAACCAGCGAACGTTGCAATTGCAGACGTTATCTGGACGACCACGCAGCGCCGCCCTGAATTTGTTCCTGGATTTTCTGCACCAGCAGCTGAACACACTGGAACAATCGAGCGGTCAAAATCCGATTTCTCGCGATTAG
- the pepT gene encoding peptidase T has protein sequence MTDQLTRQLTQRFYRYLAVSSQSDAKSTTLPSTPSQHAMAELLAAELRELGLEEIVIDQHATVTALKRGHRPDAPRIGFITHIDTVDVGLSADIHPQTLTFTGDDLCLNAVQDIWLRVAEHPEIQPYLGQQIIFSDGTSVLGADNKAAVSVVMTLMENLQGDHGDIVVAFVPDEEIGLRGAKALDLEQRFAVDFAWTIDCCELGEVVYENFNAAAAEIIFTGVPAHPMSGKGVLVNPLLMAHDFIQRFDRLATPEHTEGREGYIWFNDMQANASRAVLKASIRDFDLNGFDAKKQQLVEIADEIATLYPTGQVALSINDVYSNISNAIGKDRRAIDLIFTALAQLGIEPKVIPMRGGTDGAALSAKGLLTPNFFTGAHNFHSRFEFLPVPSFVKSYQVAEALCYLAAE, from the coding sequence ATGACAGATCAACTTACACGCCAGCTCACCCAGCGGTTTTACCGCTATCTGGCTGTTTCCAGCCAGAGCGATGCCAAATCCACTACGCTTCCAAGTACACCGTCACAACATGCTATGGCTGAGCTGCTGGCAGCGGAGCTGCGTGAGTTGGGGCTGGAAGAGATCGTCATCGATCAACACGCCACGGTAACGGCACTTAAGCGTGGTCATCGTCCTGATGCCCCACGCATCGGTTTTATCACCCATATCGACACCGTCGACGTCGGGCTGTCAGCGGATATTCATCCACAAACCTTAACGTTCACGGGCGACGACCTGTGCCTCAATGCCGTCCAGGATATCTGGCTGCGCGTGGCGGAACACCCGGAAATCCAGCCCTACCTCGGCCAGCAAATTATCTTCAGCGACGGCACCAGCGTGCTCGGTGCAGATAACAAAGCGGCGGTCAGCGTGGTCATGACGCTGATGGAGAATTTACAGGGCGATCATGGCGACATCGTGGTGGCCTTTGTGCCTGACGAAGAAATTGGTCTGCGCGGTGCCAAAGCGCTCGATCTGGAACAACGCTTTGCCGTTGATTTTGCCTGGACTATCGACTGCTGCGAACTGGGCGAAGTGGTCTATGAAAACTTCAATGCTGCCGCCGCTGAGATTATTTTCACCGGCGTCCCGGCGCACCCGATGTCCGGCAAAGGCGTGCTGGTCAATCCCCTGTTGATGGCGCATGACTTTATCCAGCGTTTCGATCGTCTGGCGACACCGGAACACACCGAGGGACGTGAAGGGTATATCTGGTTTAACGATATGCAGGCTAACGCCAGCCGTGCGGTGCTGAAGGCGTCGATTCGTGATTTTGATTTAAACGGCTTCGATGCGAAGAAGCAGCAGCTGGTGGAAATCGCCGATGAGATTGCCACTCTGTATCCCACCGGGCAGGTGGCGCTCAGCATCAATGATGTTTACAGCAACATCAGCAATGCTATCGGTAAAGATCGGCGGGCGATTGATTTAATTTTTACCGCGCTGGCGCAGCTGGGGATTGAACCGAAGGTGATTCCAATGCGCGGGGGGACCGATGGGGCGGCGTTATCTGCTAAAGGCTTACTGACACCCAATTTCTTTACCGGCGCGCACAACTTTCATTCGCGTTTTGAATTCCTGCCGGTGCCCTCGTTTGTGAAGTCCTATCAGGTGGCTGAAGCATTGTGTTATCTGGCAGCTGAATAA
- a CDS encoding ABC transporter substrate-binding protein, with protein MKKLNVLFVALGMMTSVHAFAQDTLRYGLESQYPPFESRNAQGELEGFDIELGKAICQSGNFKCSWVESSFDALIPALQAKKFDAINSAMNITEARAKSIDFTKPIYRIPTMLVAKEGQGLLPTAESLKGKNIGVLQGSIQETYAKKHWEPQGVTVTSYQDQNQVYNDMVAGRLDGTLVMSAAGQSGFLDKPQGKGFAFVGKPVEDDTILGSGIGFGLRKGDAKLKQELDAAITKVQTDGTVTKLAAKFFPGIDVSVAK; from the coding sequence ATGAAAAAATTAAACGTACTTTTTGTGGCGCTGGGCATGATGACCTCGGTGCATGCTTTTGCCCAGGACACCTTACGCTACGGTCTGGAATCACAGTACCCGCCATTTGAAAGCCGTAACGCGCAGGGCGAGCTGGAAGGCTTCGATATTGAGCTGGGTAAAGCCATTTGCCAGTCCGGCAATTTCAAATGCAGCTGGGTTGAAAGCAGCTTTGATGCCCTGATCCCGGCGTTGCAGGCGAAGAAGTTTGATGCCATCAACTCAGCGATGAACATCACTGAAGCGCGTGCGAAAAGCATCGACTTCACCAAACCGATTTACCGTATTCCGACCATGCTGGTGGCGAAAGAGGGCCAGGGCCTGCTGCCGACCGCAGAATCACTGAAAGGTAAAAACATCGGCGTCTTGCAGGGTTCCATCCAGGAAACCTATGCCAAAAAACATTGGGAACCCCAGGGCGTGACCGTAACTTCTTATCAGGATCAGAACCAGGTATATAACGACATGGTCGCCGGACGTCTGGATGGCACGCTGGTGATGTCAGCCGCGGGTCAGTCAGGCTTCCTCGATAAGCCGCAGGGCAAAGGTTTTGCTTTCGTCGGTAAGCCGGTTGAAGACGATACCATCCTCGGTTCAGGTATCGGTTTTGGCCTGCGTAAGGGTGACGCGAAGCTGAAGCAGGAGCTGGATGCTGCCATCACCAAAGTGCAGACTGATGGCACCGTGACCAAACTGGCAGCGAAGTTCTTCCCGGGCATCGACGTTAGCGTGGCGAAATAA
- a CDS encoding methionine aminotransferase, which yields MSLQSSVQTSSKLPDVGTTIFSVIGQLSAQHKAINLSQGAPNFPCDPQLVELVSTAMREGHNQYAPLTGLPALKEALAQKVHTLYGQQYDVGSEVLITGSASQGIYMAISALVHPDDEVIFFEPAFDSYAPVVRLQGGTPIGLKLQVPDFAINWDELRATITPRTRMIIINTPHNPSAQVLTPADLDQLAALTRNTDIVVLSDEVYEHIVFDGRPHCGMATHPELAQRSVIVSSFGKTFHVTGWRVGYTLAPAVLMTEIVKVHQFMMYAADTPMQVGFAHYLQHPENYLQLSPFYQQKRDRLMSLMADSPFKLLPCAGSFFVLASYGHFSDESDSEMVKRLIVDHGVATIPLSAFYMDGTDNKLIRLSFAKDDATLQAGAEALCRVKG from the coding sequence ATGTCTCTTCAATCAAGTGTTCAGACCTCTTCAAAATTACCCGACGTTGGCACCACTATTTTCAGTGTGATTGGTCAGCTTTCGGCACAGCATAAAGCCATCAACCTGTCGCAGGGCGCGCCTAATTTCCCCTGCGATCCACAGCTGGTCGAGCTGGTGAGCACAGCGATGCGCGAAGGTCATAACCAGTACGCGCCGCTGACAGGTCTGCCGGCACTGAAAGAAGCGCTGGCGCAGAAAGTGCATACTTTGTATGGCCAGCAATATGATGTCGGCAGTGAAGTGCTGATCACCGGCAGCGCCAGCCAGGGCATTTACATGGCGATTTCCGCGCTGGTGCATCCGGATGATGAAGTGATTTTCTTTGAACCGGCGTTTGATAGCTATGCGCCAGTGGTTCGCTTGCAGGGCGGTACGCCGATTGGCCTGAAATTGCAGGTGCCGGATTTTGCCATCAACTGGGACGAACTGCGCGCCACCATTACGCCGCGTACCCGCATGATCATCATCAACACGCCACACAACCCGAGTGCGCAGGTGTTAACTCCGGCGGATCTGGATCAACTGGCGGCATTGACCCGTAATACCGATATCGTGGTGCTGTCCGACGAAGTGTACGAACACATCGTGTTTGATGGTCGTCCGCACTGCGGCATGGCAACTCACCCGGAGCTGGCACAGCGCAGCGTGATTGTTTCGTCATTTGGCAAAACTTTCCACGTCACCGGCTGGCGCGTGGGATATACGCTGGCACCGGCCGTGTTGATGACAGAAATCGTCAAGGTGCATCAGTTTATGATGTACGCCGCGGATACCCCGATGCAGGTGGGTTTCGCCCACTATCTGCAACACCCGGAAAATTATTTGCAACTGTCGCCGTTCTATCAGCAGAAGCGCGATCGCCTGATGTCATTGATGGCGGATTCGCCGTTTAAGCTGCTGCCGTGCGCCGGTTCTTTCTTTGTTTTAGCCAGTTACGGACATTTCAGTGACGAAAGTGATAGCGAAATGGTAAAACGTCTCATCGTCGATCACGGTGTGGCCACCATTCCGTTGTCGGCGTTTTATATGGATGGCACAGACAATAAATTAATCCGTCTGTCGTTTGCCAAAGACGACGCGACATTACAGGCCGGAGCAGAAGCACTCTGCCGGGTCAAAGGGTAA
- a CDS encoding LysR substrate-binding domain-containing protein, translating into MSRSALPLNAIHAFLVTARHLNLTRAASELCITQGAVSRKIAALESWLGFALFERHARGLHLTSQGAALLPELQQGFAMLVNATEKASRSNVSIRLKAPTCAMRWLVPRLVALEQQRPDIHVALTTTLDHASQLDNFDAAIVYGIAPAEAIHLFDERLTPVLASSVAPPASVAALFRFTFLHPTNDTRDWQLWLHAQQASVPMARNQHFATMDLAISAAIQGFGVTVADVSLVQNDLANGRLIAPFDHCVSTGASYSLLQRAERDAPPFLQELVAWLCQPQNETHSSALADLD; encoded by the coding sequence ATGTCCCGCTCTGCTCTGCCGCTCAACGCCATTCACGCCTTTCTGGTCACCGCGCGTCACCTCAATCTGACCCGTGCCGCCAGTGAACTCTGCATTACGCAGGGCGCAGTCAGCCGCAAAATTGCGGCGCTGGAGAGCTGGTTGGGGTTTGCATTATTCGAACGCCACGCGCGCGGGCTGCATCTTACTTCGCAGGGGGCGGCGCTGCTGCCTGAGCTGCAACAGGGATTCGCCATGCTGGTGAATGCCACGGAAAAAGCCAGCCGCAGCAATGTCTCGATTCGGCTGAAAGCCCCCACCTGCGCCATGCGCTGGCTGGTACCGCGTCTGGTGGCACTGGAACAACAGCGGCCGGATATTCACGTAGCGCTGACCACCACCCTCGATCATGCTTCGCAACTGGATAACTTTGATGCGGCGATTGTCTACGGCATTGCCCCTGCCGAGGCCATCCATTTATTCGATGAACGCTTAACCCCGGTGCTGGCCAGCAGCGTTGCGCCCCCTGCCAGCGTGGCGGCCTTGTTCCGTTTCACCTTTTTGCATCCCACCAATGACACCCGCGACTGGCAATTGTGGCTGCATGCGCAACAGGCCAGCGTGCCGATGGCGCGCAACCAACATTTTGCCACCATGGATCTGGCGATCAGTGCGGCGATTCAGGGATTTGGCGTGACGGTGGCGGATGTGTCGCTGGTACAGAATGATCTGGCGAATGGTCGGTTAATCGCCCCGTTTGACCACTGCGTCTCTACCGGGGCGAGTTATAGCTTGCTACAGCGAGCGGAACGCGATGCGCCACCCTTCCTGCAGGAACTGGTGGCGTGGTTGTGTCAGCCTCAGAATGAAACCCATTCGTCGGCGCTGGCGGATTTGGATTGA
- a CDS encoding methyl-accepting chemotaxis protein — protein sequence MGILKNFTIRAVMLTILGLFCLLWCVVGLFSVHSLNALGDGNEVDRQLVNQMTVLSKGNDQYFRVVTRMSRVMEIRASGATPPADAFGPVQQALDSMKQQLEQFKAMAPGPMAADTANSVIANWQKLLDEGIAPQVALAQQGTLEAYRAQANNVTPALSRAFGASAESFNQAAAIKLDETRVNVDKLTNVTKVIILAAVVVGLLILLFTDRYLVTMLVKPLDKIRDHFAIIAQGDLSQPVEEFGRNCVGKLVPLLRAMQDSLREAVSAIRSGTENIYRGAAEISAGNNDLSSRTEEQAAALEQTAASMEQLTATVKFNADNARQASSLAETASGTAQQGGRLVGEVVTTMEGISGSSKKIAEITNVINSIAFQTNILALNAAVEAARAGEQGRGFAVVASEVRNLAQRSANAAKEIATLIEDSVQRVGKGSELVNHAGHTMNDILKSVQDVNEIMKHIAAASEEQSKGISQVGTAVTEMDSVTQQNASLVEEVSAAASALERQTEELQASVAKFRLAPSAPVTTAVKPPAAPVLRRPALNATPAAQSKSASADEWVSF from the coding sequence ATGGGTATCTTAAAAAACTTTACTATTCGTGCCGTCATGCTGACCATTCTTGGGCTGTTTTGCCTGCTGTGGTGCGTCGTCGGCCTGTTTAGCGTCCACTCGCTAAACGCTCTGGGTGACGGCAACGAGGTTGATCGTCAGTTGGTCAATCAGATGACAGTACTGAGCAAAGGCAACGATCAATATTTCCGTGTGGTCACACGTATGTCGCGCGTGATGGAAATCCGTGCCTCTGGTGCAACACCGCCCGCCGATGCATTCGGGCCGGTGCAACAGGCGCTGGACAGCATGAAGCAGCAGCTGGAACAGTTCAAAGCGATGGCCCCAGGGCCAATGGCTGCGGACACCGCCAATAGCGTGATCGCCAACTGGCAGAAACTGCTGGATGAAGGAATTGCGCCGCAGGTAGCGCTGGCGCAGCAAGGCACGCTGGAGGCTTACCGCGCGCAGGCCAACAATGTCACTCCGGCATTGAGCCGTGCGTTTGGTGCCAGTGCCGAGAGTTTTAATCAGGCTGCGGCAATCAAGCTGGACGAAACGCGTGTCAACGTCGATAAGCTGACCAACGTGACGAAGGTGATTATTCTGGCGGCGGTGGTGGTGGGTTTGTTGATCCTGCTGTTCACCGATCGCTACCTGGTCACCATGCTGGTTAAGCCGCTGGATAAAATTCGCGATCACTTCGCCATTATCGCTCAGGGCGATCTCAGCCAGCCGGTAGAGGAGTTCGGTCGCAACTGCGTTGGTAAGCTGGTGCCGTTACTGCGTGCGATGCAGGACAGCCTGCGTGAAGCGGTGAGCGCCATCCGCAGCGGTACGGAAAACATTTATCGTGGTGCGGCAGAAATTTCCGCGGGTAACAACGATCTCTCTTCCCGAACGGAAGAACAGGCTGCCGCGCTGGAACAAACCGCGGCCAGCATGGAGCAGTTGACCGCGACGGTGAAATTCAACGCCGACAACGCACGTCAGGCCAGCTCACTGGCGGAAACCGCCTCCGGTACTGCGCAGCAGGGTGGCCGTCTGGTGGGCGAAGTGGTGACTACCATGGAAGGGATTTCCGGCAGTTCGAAGAAAATCGCCGAAATCACCAACGTGATCAATAGCATTGCCTTCCAGACCAATATCCTGGCGCTCAACGCGGCGGTGGAAGCCGCGCGTGCCGGTGAGCAGGGCCGTGGTTTTGCCGTGGTCGCCAGCGAAGTGCGTAACCTCGCCCAGCGCAGCGCCAATGCGGCGAAAGAGATTGCTACCCTGATTGAGGATTCGGTGCAGCGGGTCGGGAAAGGTTCTGAGCTGGTGAACCATGCCGGTCATACCATGAATGACATCCTGAAATCGGTTCAGGATGTGAATGAGATCATGAAGCACATCGCCGCCGCCTCGGAAGAACAGAGCAAAGGGATTTCGCAGGTAGGTACGGCGGTGACGGAGATGGATAGCGTGACGCAGCAGAATGCCTCACTGGTTGAAGAGGTCTCCGCCGCTGCCAGCGCGCTGGAACGTCAGACTGAAGAGTTGCAGGCGTCAGTGGCGAAGTTCCGACTCGCGCCCAGCGCGCCAGTCACGACGGCGGTGAAACCACCGGCTGCGCCCGTGTTACGTCGTCCGGCGCTGAACGCGACGCCTGCGGCTCAATCCAAATCCGCCAGCGCCGACGAATGGGTTTCATTCTGA
- a CDS encoding carboxylesterase/lipase family protein codes for MKNERRLRIMTAEGELRGTMDDDLFVFKGIPYAAPPVGAWRWRPPQPLQPWQGVHDATAWGDASWQNRDYCVAAGGGDPGRFSEDCLYLNIWTPDVEPSRPLPVMVWLHGGGFAIGAGSLDPYRGKALAAQGVVVVTINYRLGHFGFFAHPALDAEYPSDGIVNNFALLDQIAALQWVQRNIPAFGGDRHNITLFGESSGARSVLSLCCSPLAEGLFHKGIVQSAYSLPDVTRPEALQAGKSVAAHFGLTENASASELRELPAEAFWPLQRPLALGPVPISGDAVLPKPMLATFLAGKQQRVPLMIGSNSDEASVLEYFGVDATQVLRQLRRRNRFSYRVIKWLYDIHDDSLLGRAVARDMAFSVMPLLIVKAQHNIGMPGWRYWFDYVSEQSRDLYPHGAWHGNEIPYVFNTLHALPPPGGRTYTAADHAFAAKVSAFWVTFARDANEFSHQLQGDPAWPAWRAGEDVTLVFGQDEENPLRLQHRFMRGRLRLFRLMMRSMVKL; via the coding sequence ATGAAAAACGAACGACGTCTGAGGATCATGACAGCGGAAGGTGAACTCAGAGGCACAATGGATGATGATCTTTTTGTCTTCAAGGGGATACCCTATGCCGCTCCGCCGGTTGGCGCATGGCGCTGGCGGCCGCCGCAACCGCTGCAACCCTGGCAAGGGGTGCATGATGCCACAGCATGGGGCGATGCCAGCTGGCAAAATCGGGACTACTGTGTCGCGGCAGGTGGGGGAGATCCGGGGCGTTTTAGCGAAGATTGTCTTTATCTGAATATCTGGACGCCCGATGTCGAACCTTCCAGGCCACTGCCGGTCATGGTATGGCTGCATGGCGGGGGATTTGCTATTGGCGCAGGCAGCCTCGATCCTTATCGTGGTAAAGCGCTGGCCGCGCAGGGCGTGGTGGTGGTGACCATCAACTATCGTCTCGGTCATTTCGGTTTTTTTGCCCACCCGGCGCTGGATGCGGAGTATCCGTCTGATGGCATCGTGAATAACTTCGCGTTGCTTGACCAGATTGCGGCCCTGCAATGGGTGCAGCGTAATATCCCGGCATTTGGCGGCGATCGTCACAATATCACCCTGTTTGGTGAGTCCTCAGGTGCGCGCAGCGTGCTGTCGTTGTGTTGTTCTCCGCTGGCGGAGGGACTGTTCCACAAAGGGATTGTCCAGAGTGCCTATAGCCTGCCGGATGTGACCCGCCCGGAGGCATTGCAGGCGGGTAAATCGGTCGCTGCGCATTTCGGGCTGACGGAAAACGCCTCTGCCTCTGAGTTACGCGAGTTGCCTGCGGAGGCGTTCTGGCCGCTGCAACGTCCGCTGGCGCTGGGGCCGGTGCCGATCAGTGGCGATGCCGTATTGCCAAAGCCGATGCTGGCAACGTTTCTGGCGGGAAAACAGCAGCGGGTGCCTTTGATGATTGGCAGCAATAGCGATGAAGCCAGCGTGCTGGAGTATTTTGGCGTCGATGCCACCCAGGTGCTCAGGCAGCTACGGCGTAGAAACCGCTTCAGCTATCGGGTGATCAAGTGGCTGTACGATATTCACGATGATAGCCTGCTGGGGCGAGCGGTGGCACGCGACATGGCCTTTTCGGTGATGCCACTATTGATCGTTAAAGCGCAACACAATATCGGCATGCCTGGCTGGCGCTACTGGTTCGATTATGTTTCCGAGCAATCACGCGATCTCTATCCCCACGGTGCCTGGCATGGCAACGAAATCCCTTATGTCTTTAATACCCTGCACGCACTGCCACCGCCCGGGGGACGGACTTATACCGCCGCCGACCATGCCTTTGCCGCCAAAGTCAGCGCCTTTTGGGTAACGTTTGCCCGTGACGCAAATGAGTTTAGCCATCAGTTGCAGGGTGACCCTGCCTGGCCCGCCTGGCGTGCCGGTGAAGATGTGACGCTGGTCTTTGGCCAGGATGAAGAAAATCCCCTGCGGTTGCAGCATCGTTTTATGCGTGGGCGACTGCGATTGTTCCGTCTGATGATGCGCAGCATGGTGAAACTTTAA